The Streptomyces sp. A2-16 sequence GGGACGTCGTCAGGGCCGTCGGAAACCGTAGGAAGAGGGAACCTCAGGGGTTGAGCCCCTTGCCCCGCAGCCACGCCATCGGGTCGATCCCGTCGGCCGCGCCGTTCGGGTGGACCTCCAGGTGCAGGTGCGCGCCGGTCACGTTGCCCGTGGCGCCCACGCGGCCGATGACGTCACCGGTGCCGACCTTCTGGCCGACGCTGACGCTGATCGAGGACTGGTGGCAGAACCACAGCTCGGTGCCGTCGTCGAGGGTGAGGATCGTGCGGTAGCCGTAGGAACCGGCCCAGCCCGCCTCGGTGATGGTGCCGCTGTGGATCGCCTTGATGAGCGTGCCCGTGGGGGCGGCGAAGTCGAGGCCCGTGTGGTAGCCGGAGGACCACAGCGAACCGGCCTGCCCGAAGGTCGAGGTGATGGTGTACGACGAGGTCGGCAGCGTGTACTGCTTGGCGAGCTCGGCCAGGCGCGCGGCCTCGGCCACCTTCGCGGCCGCCTCCTCCGCCTTCTTCTTCGCGGCGGCGGCCTGCTCCTGGGCCTCCTTCTCCGCCTTGGCGGCGGCCGCGTCGGCCTCCTTCTCGGCGGCGGCCGCGACGGCCTGGGCGGCCTTGGTGTCGATCTGGTCCTGCTGCTGCTCGGCCTGGGCCAGGATGCGCGAACGCAGCGCCTCACCGGCGTCCGAGGCGCCCTGCGCGGTGTCCGCGGTGGTGGCGCCGACACTGCTGAAGGCGCTCGTGTCGTCCGCGGCCGAGTCGGCGTCGTCCGAGATGAGCGAGCCGACGTTCGGCAGGTCGGGCATCGAGATGGAGACCGGCGGCTTGCCGGTGTTGGCGCTGGCCATACCGCCGGCGCTGACGGCGGCTATGACACCGACGCCGAGAACGGTGGAGCTGCGGGCGAATCCTCCGCCGCGCTGCTTGGCGACGCGGTGCCGGCCTCGTACCGGGGCCAGGGAGTCCGCGGTCGGGTTCCACTCGCCGAGCGGGGCCTCGTCGTCGGCGCGGTAGCCGCCGTACACGAGAGTGCTGCGTGGTACGGACGGGGCCTCGGGGGCAGGCGGGTTGGACGCCACGTGGGCGCGCTCCTTTCCTTCCTTCTCGCCTACCGGGTTAGCTGACGGGTTCGGAGCAGGAAGGTCTCCTACGCGCGTATACCCGCCGTGCTGCCACGGCGGAGTACGAGCGATTCACCCCAAGTTGGTGGTTCCCCGGTTCCCTTGCGGAATTCGGCGCGTGAGCACGGAGCCGTCTCTTGTGACGGCTGGGACGACCGCGCTGCGTTATCGAACGTTAATAGACCCGGGGGGCCGATTCCAAGCTGTTCCGCTTGATCATTAACGAAATCCCGCAGGACTTACGGCCCATGAACGGCTAAAAACGGGCGAGTTGGCCTGACCTCGGGTAACCCACGGACCTTGACGGCACGTCAGACGCTATGCGGAGGGCGGTCGTCCGATCACCCCGCGTCACACAGGCCTTCTCAGGGCGAGCAGGACCATGTCGTCGGTGAGGAAGCCCCCGGAATGCCGGCGCGCCTCGCCCGCGAGGGCGGCGAGCAGTGCGCCCGGCTCCGGGACGGCCCGGCCGGTCAGCCGCGCCTCGGGGTCGTAGAACCGCCCGCGCCCGTCCCGCGCCTCGGACAGTCCGTCGGTGTACAGCAGCAGCGTGGCCCCGCCCGGGAAGCGGTGCTCCTCCGCCAGGTCGGGCCAGGTACCGAGGTCGCCCATGCCGAGCGGCAGCGCGGGGCTGCAGGCGGGCAGTTCGTCCACCGTGCCGTCGCCGTGCAGCAGCAGGGGAGGCGGGTGGCCGCGGTTGACGATCCGTACGATCCCGTCGCCGTGCGGGAGTTCGGCGAGGACGACCGTCGCGAACCCCTCGAGGATGTCGACGCTGTCCCGCCGCGCCGCCTCCCGCTCCAGCGCCCGCTCCAGGCGCTGCGCGACGGCCTCCAGGGTGGTCTCCTGCTCGGCGGCCTCCCGGAACGCCCCGATGACGATCACGACGGCCGCCACCGCCCCCATCCCCTTGCCGCGCACGTCCCCGACGATCAGCCGTACCCCGTGCGGGCTGTCCTGCACGGCGTACAGGTCGCCGCCGATGAACGCGTCCTCCTGGGCCGCCTCGTAGCGCACGGCGATGTCGAACCCGCCGATCCGTCCCGGGGGACCGGGCAGCACCGCGCGCTGGGCGGCCTCGGCGATCTCGCGCTGGGAGGCGAGCTGTTCGCTGCTGCGGCGGACGAGGAGATTGATGAGGACCGCGAGGACGGCGACCGTGATCACGGTCACCGTCTCGGTGACGGCGTCGGCTTCGAGGACGATGCCGAGCTGCAGGTGGACCGCGAGGACGACGAGGACGGTGGCGACGCCGGTGAGGACGGTGCCGCGCCGCGAGTAGAGCGGGGCCGCGACCAGGGGGGTGGCGGTGAACAGGGGCGCCGCGGAGAACTGGGTCGGGGTCAGGTAGTCGTAGAACGCCCCGGCGACGAGCAGCAGCATCGGGAGCACGCGGACGAAGCTGCGCGCGTGCGAGATCCGCCCCTCCTGCTCCACACGTCCAGGTTCGCCCGGTTGCGGTCCGCGGGCGAGCCGGGTGCTCCGGTCGGGGGAAACACTCAGGGCCGGAGTCCAGTGACTGGACTCCGGCCCTGAGCCTTGAGTAGCGGGGACAGGATTTGAACCTGCGACCTCTGGGTTATGAGCCCAGCGAGCTACCGAGCTGCTCCACCCCGCGCCGTTGTGTTCACTACTGTACGCCATCCGCGGGGCGGTTCGCGCCAGGGTTGTCTCACAGGCCCGGGTTCCCGGCGTGGGTGAGGGTCTCCCAGGCGACGAACAGGTTGTCGGTGCCGGCCGGCCGGGTCTCCTCGGCGAGCTTGTGCGCGGCCGGGACCGGGACGTGGAGCCGGTTCTCCAGGTGGTCGAGGGCGACCTCCAGATCGGGGCCCATGGTGCGGACCACCTTGCCGCCGCACAGCCAGGCGGGCGCTGACTCGCCCGACTGGTAGCGGGCGTGGAGGGCGAGCGCCGCCTCGAGCCGGTCGGCGACCTCGCCGTACAGGTCGACGCCCTGGTGCCAGGCGGTCTCGGCGACATGGGCGGTCGCGGCGAGCGCGTACCCCACGTGCTGGAAGTTGCGGCAGGTCTCCTGGGAGACGCCGTCCTTGAAGGCCGTCTGCCCGAACCAGTAGGTGGTCAGCTTCCGCGGGGTGTCGACCGTGCTGCCCGGCGGGGTGAGCGGGACCCTGCCGTCCTTCTCCAGATAGAAGTACGCCGGCACCCGCTCGCGGAACCGTTGCAGGGCGTGGTCGAAGGCCCTGTGGTCGTCGAGGAAGACGGCGATGCCGATGGCCGCGTCCGTCATCACGAGGTCCCAGTTGCCGTTGTAGTCGGGCACCTTCCGGGTGACGGCCGGCAGATAGGCGGTCCGCAGCATGCGCTCGAACCGCCGGACCCGCCCCTCGGGCCAGCCCGCGGTCCCGCCGTGGCGGATGATCTCGGCGGCCCGGGCCCAGGTGGACCCGGCCCAGCCGGTCTGGAGCCCGGAGTCCTCCTCCGTGTGCCGCCGCATGCGCGCCGACCAGGCGTCCATGATCTCCCTGGCCTTCACGGCGTGCTCCCGCTTGCCGGTGACGCCGAACAGGAGGGCCTGCGTGTAGGCGGCGATGGCGTCCTCGCGCTCCTCCACACAGCCGTGCGCGGGCCGGTCGGCGTGGGCGCCGCCAGGGCAGTCGACGCTCGCGTACGGCTCGGGCCGGTACTTGTACGACCCGTACCTGCTGTCCCGCATGGCCAGATAGGCCGTGAGCCACGGCTGCTTCCCCGCCGTGACCCGCTCCCGCACGGTGTCCAGCTGCCGCTTGCCGACGAGCACCCCCGGATGGGTGAAGTGCGCGTCCGCGGGGAGGGCGCGGGCCATCGTGCGGGTGCCGGGGTCGACCGTGCCGCAGGAGGCGAGCAGGAGGCCGAGCAGGGGCGCGAGCAGCAGGGCGGCGGTGTGTCTGGGGGCCATGGGGCCAGGGTGGGACGGCGGGGGGTGCGGCGCAGGTCCGGTTGGGCCGATCGGCCGGGCGGGTCCGGCGTACCGTGA is a genomic window containing:
- a CDS encoding PP2C family protein-serine/threonine phosphatase, encoding MEQEGRISHARSFVRVLPMLLLVAGAFYDYLTPTQFSAAPLFTATPLVAAPLYSRRGTVLTGVATVLVVLAVHLQLGIVLEADAVTETVTVITVAVLAVLINLLVRRSSEQLASQREIAEAAQRAVLPGPPGRIGGFDIAVRYEAAQEDAFIGGDLYAVQDSPHGVRLIVGDVRGKGMGAVAAVVIVIGAFREAAEQETTLEAVAQRLERALEREAARRDSVDILEGFATVVLAELPHGDGIVRIVNRGHPPPLLLHGDGTVDELPACSPALPLGMGDLGTWPDLAEEHRFPGGATLLLYTDGLSEARDGRGRFYDPEARLTGRAVPEPGALLAALAGEARRHSGGFLTDDMVLLALRRPV
- a CDS encoding M23 family metallopeptidase; its protein translation is MASNPPAPEAPSVPRSTLVYGGYRADDEAPLGEWNPTADSLAPVRGRHRVAKQRGGGFARSSTVLGVGVIAAVSAGGMASANTGKPPVSISMPDLPNVGSLISDDADSAADDTSAFSSVGATTADTAQGASDAGEALRSRILAQAEQQQDQIDTKAAQAVAAAAEKEADAAAAKAEKEAQEQAAAAKKKAEEAAAKVAEAARLAELAKQYTLPTSSYTITSTFGQAGSLWSSGYHTGLDFAAPTGTLIKAIHSGTITEAGWAGSYGYRTILTLDDGTELWFCHQSSISVSVGQKVGTGDVIGRVGATGNVTGAHLHLEVHPNGAADGIDPMAWLRGKGLNP
- a CDS encoding alginate lyase family protein, giving the protein MAPRHTAALLLAPLLGLLLASCGTVDPGTRTMARALPADAHFTHPGVLVGKRQLDTVRERVTAGKQPWLTAYLAMRDSRYGSYKYRPEPYASVDCPGGAHADRPAHGCVEEREDAIAAYTQALLFGVTGKREHAVKAREIMDAWSARMRRHTEEDSGLQTGWAGSTWARAAEIIRHGGTAGWPEGRVRRFERMLRTAYLPAVTRKVPDYNGNWDLVMTDAAIGIAVFLDDHRAFDHALQRFRERVPAYFYLEKDGRVPLTPPGSTVDTPRKLTTYWFGQTAFKDGVSQETCRNFQHVGYALAATAHVAETAWHQGVDLYGEVADRLEAALALHARYQSGESAPAWLCGGKVVRTMGPDLEVALDHLENRLHVPVPAAHKLAEETRPAGTDNLFVAWETLTHAGNPGL